Genomic segment of Arachis hypogaea cultivar Tifrunner chromosome 11, arahy.Tifrunner.gnm2.J5K5, whole genome shotgun sequence:
aaataaaaataaataacaaaatgagTATCTTTAGAATAATAGTCTTCTGGTTTTACAGTGAAAATATATGAagatataacataaaaataataactttaaaaCATTAATTTTATGGTTTTGCAGTGAAAACATAAAAAGATATAACAGAACAAAATGGGCATCTTCAAAACACTAAGCTCCTAGTTTTGCTGTGAAGATATATAAATTAGTAACATAAAAATGGTATCTTTAGAACACTAATATTGTATGTTACCTTGGAAGATCACAATTGAGGGGTCTCCATCTGTATTTGAGGTAATCAGAATCAGGTCTACCATACAATTGGCAGTTGAACTGAGGATCAATCATGGGGCAGCTTGAAGATTGGTAAAGAGGGTATGAGTCATCATGAACCCAGTTTCCAACAAACAATGCACAGTTGCTTTGGTTTGCATGAATCATTGGTCTCTCACTCTTTAAGTGCTGATGGTGATGCCTTAAACTTAGTAGCAAAGCTGAGAAAGATAGATTAGAGTGAAGGGAAAGTGTTGTGATGAAGAGGACaaggaaatgaagaagaagagatgcTGGAGATTGAAGTGCCATTTGAGAATCTTaaaaggaagagggagatggagaggaaagaaggaagaaaaagggTATAGAGAGAGCCAAAAGGTTCAGAcagaggaagagagaaagaaagataaTGGAGGAAGAGGGAAGAAAGATATTTGGAGTgttttgaataatatatatagtcATACAGCTACACACAAAGGGTTTTGGTCTCTGGATTTTGGAAAAATTGGTGGGGTTATGTGCATGTGAGTATGTGAGTATGTGACTATGTGAGTGGCTGAACTGAATTAGATCTTTAAAAATATGAGGAATGCTAggggcagcaacttttgtgatttgtagctattaatgatgattttaatggtatgAAATTGGTGTAAGATTTTATCtaatgactcacttttctttgctagttacatgctggccagaatttaacaaagttgttgactccctagactttttctaaaaatattatttttacacaattttttaatttttataagacacacaaatataaattattttttatataaaatatttataataattttttatttaataaataataatatatatctaaatttattttaaaaatacatattaataataagatTTGATATATTAGTACGTGATAATATTTTTGTgtgtttaaatatatataattttttcatttttattaaaacACAGTTAAATACGAAAACCAGCATATTGAACGATATCAAATGAGCATCATATTCAAAATGTATTCGACAAGTTGACATATTAAACTCAAAAAagtaattttacatttttacCTAATTCACCAACACATAAAGCCTTTCTTTAAGAATGGGGTCCTACTATTTCTAAGTTGTGGGCTTGTGTTGTGTAACTTGTGGTTTTCAAGTGCGAGTGTGGTGAAGATAAAAGGTACCATAATTAAGGGGGAAAAAAAGGTACCATAATGAAGGAACTTCAAGTAGCAAAAGAATTTGGTGTATACAATAAGgtgttattaaatattaattttacacAATAATTGAATATAGTAATAACTTATAAGTATTCAGTAATTATTCATCACAGATCAATCATATTTAAGTCTGTTATTCcatattattttattactttaagagttagtaataatacatttttacttttaatattcTAAGAATTAGTAACCAAttaccaattttttttgttaaaaattatttgtaaaaaataaaaataattacaaaaaattggAGTATTATTCTAAAATATACGAAGGATGAAGTTTATTGTAGATGCTTTCCCTCCATATAAATATTAGATTGGTGTAACTTCTTAGCCTTAGGAATAAGAATCCTCTTAACTTTCTATTTGGTAAAGGAGAGTTGAGCATACTTGCTCTATATGAGAATGAAAGAATATACATATGGCTAGAACTTTGATTtccctattctataaaagaattGATTGTTCCTGCTACACAATTTTGATATAAGCATATGTTCTTTGCTTTTCCTTCTCTCACATTCATAGAATTATATCAAATTTACCTATGAGATTGAGAATTTAATCAAGGGCATGCCCTAGTTCATAATCATCATCGTCAATTCATTAACATGTTCATATTATTAAAGAAAAGTACATCGTGATGATGAATATTCGATGAAGACTCATATATAAAGATTTATATGTTCTAATATAATATGACACAAGTGATTATTTTTTGGTGCAGCACaagtgattatttaaaatttatagtgctaatttattacataaaattgtgcaaaaaacatgaattaaaaataaaaaataaacggtgcctgattaatttagatatgacttttgatatttttggctgaattataattttattttatagagaattctaaaaaaaactaatattttcagtgtaaaaaataaaaaaataattaatattaatttaaatataagacaaaaataaaaaataatcaattagatttttttttattttaaactaattaaattataactAAAGGTTCTGGTCTAAAAAAGGAGGTTGAATTTATGACTTTTAAAATTATCTCAAACCAAAACAGTTGACTTGGTTTCTGTTTGGTCTATGTAAATGATTATACAAAAgataatttcattttgtctcatgaatcgtAGAAAATAGAATTAGAGTAGAGAGGAAGAAGATAACAcagtcatgtatcctggttcagatGCCTAATGCAATGCAATCTACATCTAATTTCCACTACAACGTTAGTGAAATTTTCACTATCACTCCAAGTATTACATATACCAATTTCCTAGGATTCAACATAATCTTATGTGGACACACAAGTTTCAACATAAACTTGACTTGGCTATATAACTACCTAGACTCAATACACTAAATACTTATCCAACTTAGCAAGGGATACCTCTCAAGTATATGACACAAAACAGAAAATACAACCAAAAAAAATTCGATATCACTCttgacttttctctcaagtgtttctctttgccttttcactCAATGACTTTTTCTCGAtgcctctctttcttgccttttatATCAGAAAGAATACaaagaaagatatacattgaaacAGAAATACAAACAGTAAAACATGAAAGAGATGATGATTCACAGCCTTTACGCTATAAGTTGAACCGGATTCAGTTCTCTTTTATGAAGGTCTCCATCTTGGAGGAATGTTTCTTTGATCTAGAAATACTGTTCAAAACATTGAACTCTCACAGGGAAGCTCTCTATGAAACTCAGATTTTGGTTCTCTCTCCTTATCTTTAAATGAgaatcatttttctttttgtatgttACTTGAGTCACAGCTAGGATTTCTTCAAAGTCAATTTCTTGATCATTGGGCTAACTGAAattctcctttctctttcttttatcaACCCCAAAAATTAAGAATTTGAATCAGGACTTAGAATCGTAACAGACACAGCAGTAGCACCATTCAACTTTTTCAACAAGCTTAGCAAAATTCAAACCATTAGATTTTAGCTTTGGCTCCAATAAATACtttcaatcattaattcacaataGAGATGTTCAGCCACcactttcttcatttttttccaaAATGGCGGTGCAGAGAGTCGGAGAAGATGTGAAGTAATTAACTTGCATGCAAATAGAAACAAATTACCTTTAACCTCTGAACTTGCTTAGCATGCTTTTGATTAATTTGATTTGACATTAGCTTCCTTGATCTGctttctctttccttcttctttggtGTTTGAACTCGAAAGTGAAGCGCTCTCTCTCTGATGTTTACCCAAAGTGAACACATGCTGGGACTTAGCTTATGGTTCCTTTTCTTTTGCTTGGAAACTAGTGGGATTAGTTAATGAATCATTTTTCATTCAGCTACTTCAATTCATTTGGTTTCTAAGGCTTGTGCTGCAACATAAGCAATTTAGGACTGCACACTTGAATCACATCATCAAAATCCACTTAGGTTATTAACCCAAAtcaatcatgtttgtcatcatcaatatgttatttatttttctaactcAACAATAACCTTTCAAAAAGTAAATTGATAATTTAGGTTTGGTTTAAAAAAGTCTTTACCTTTTAAAATAACTTATGAGTTCTGCTGGGCAGACAACAGAAGGTACGAACAACGTGAATACTGGGCTACACTTCAGGCccactaaaacaaaaaaatatagtatACCCTATTTATCCACCACAACCCTAGCCTCTCATCTTTCGTCTTTCTCTCTTTTTATCGTAGCCGCTTCACTCCCCGTTCCCTGTGGCGCCGTCACCAACACATCTCACTGCCGTTGTCACCGTCTGAAGAAGCAACGTGTCGCACCATCGTTGCACCTTCTTCTCCCATGCATCGCGCCGCCTATGTGCTCCCTGCAACCGACGCCACCACTGCACTTTCTTCTTCCCTGCGTCCCGCCCCCCTACACCTCAGCCCTTGCTTCCACACTGCTGTGTCGTGTTTTTGCCACTTCCATCCATGCCACTTTACTTCGTTAACCCAAATGTTATGACCCAAATAAATATTCACGTCATAGTGAAAAGAACCATCCGCATatatagtaaaatgaacatcctacGGAGTATGTGCATGcaaaatcaagcaaatcaagtaaaatACCAATGGTATACCCAAATAAATATCCACTTTAGAATTAGAAGAACCATCGGCATACATAGTAAAATAACACATCCAACTTATTTGATAAGAGTCGTGAATGGTGCGcgatttataacccacaaactaaccgacaagtgcaccggatcatactaagtaatacttcaggtgagtgagggtcgatcccacaaggattgatggatcaagcaacaatggttaagtgatttacttagtcagaCAAGAAGAAAATGGTGTTGAGAGTTCaatagcattaaacagtaaatttagaGAATTAAAGGCAAACAATAAATTGATGTGAAGAATATggaagaaaacagttaaggtttcagagttatttaTCTTTCGGATTTCTATTTCTtgccaactattttaatcatgcaagattcaattcatggcaaactatatgtgactaaaccaaaattccttagtaatttagtctcctctaacctagttaaccgccaattccttggtcacttaatgtcAATTAGAGgtttaagtccaattctagtttattagctacaaaatcctaattacccaaagctaaaggATTATACGTCacgtatcccaattagttcatgtaattagcaatttaggaagaatttactttcaagctgtgtTCAGGTGAGAGACCTCTTCCAAGGGTCACAAGAACGTatctagaataagggtcatactttcattctacccaaattcataaaattaagtatgaaagtaatccttgaaactaaatcaatacattaattaaaatagaaaagcaataatttcaatccatagaaataaacagagctcctaaccttaacaatggaggtttaattgctcatggagAAAATAAACCCTAGCAGAGAGAAAGTGCAAAAGTGCAGAAGAGAGAAGTCGGCCCGAAGGactgaatcttttcccttttatatctaatcctaattaatgtaaaatatattttataagactaaataatatcttttcttattataaaataaaataaagttttaatcaaaagtgtaaagtatatttttttgtccctaaagtttgacaaaagtttcaaaaatacccttaagttttattttgttttaattttgtcctaaaagttttcgatttacatcaaatatgtctctgacggctaatttttcaaaaaatttaaaactaattcaacaacaatttcataagaacaaccctcaatacaagtaaatcaaacataattttcaagcataattttcatgcattatttgatgcaaatcgaaaacttttgggacaaaattgaaacaaaataaaatttagggatatttttaaaactttggccaaactttagggacaaaaagtatactttaccctaatcAAAATTACTAGAAGATCTCATGCTGGCTTGTGCATAGGCGTGGGGACCACCAATTTTGCTGAacctggcgccaaacttgagctaAACCAAGTTTGGTGCCACTCCACCCATGTAATTATTGTGGCTTTCCTTGCtcttggcgccaaacttggagaatcccaaaTTTGGCGCCACCAAGTCAGTGCATTTGGAGAGTTTGCAATAAtcatggcgccaaacttgggaaatcccaagtttggcgccaccaaggCCGTGATTCCAGACAAAGaagtgtatactattatatatcgttggaaagctctaaaagttagctttccaatgccgctaaaaccgcatcaattggatctctgtagttCAAGTTATTCCCGTTGGAGTATGAGGaagtcagggttgacagcatcatccactttcttccttttATTCTACACGAACTCTGTCAAATCcgtccgaatgctacctgaaataaaccaaattgcacacaactcaaagtagcgtTTATAGTATCTCAAAAAtacttaaatcttgattaaacttaacaaattcgaatgcaaattcactagaaaaaggtaggaaagatgctcacgcatcataacaccaaacttgaattgttgcttgtcctcaagcaaccaaaactaatatccacttaagatgtgaatttgcatgagagttGAGTACTCAATTAAGCTCCTGTCTGCCTTAAAGTGGGGTTAACAACACTGAAACCTTGAATAGTTTCGACATTTTCACTATCCTTTGAATCTTAGGAATGTTAAtgtcattcagaattagaattcgaataatattataaattctcTAGCCTTTTTACCAAGGTTGCAAGAACCGGATCGGTCATCGAACCAGTCAAGTGACTAGTTCAATGGTTTAATGATTCAACCGGAGTTGAACCGTAATtgaaccgatttaattaaatataaaataaaattataaaaaattcaatacataaatttaaaaggttaaatttaataatttttaaactaataagattcaaaatttaacaatttcacaaaatgaacaatacataatttatcattaaaaggtcataaacaacttcaaatatcaaagtttataactaaagaAATCAAAACACACATAAATGACAAACCCAATGTTTTGCAACCAAAAGAAACAATATTCAACAAACAATACTTCAACTAAACAAAGACACTACTCATCAGAAGTCATAATCATCATTAAGTGTTCCGATGTCTCCATCATAAACAGGTAATCCAAAGCCAGTATCTTCAGAAATACCACCAAAAGAAGTATTTGAGGATTCAATTACAACATCAGGCATATCCACTTCAACTTCCATGTCTCCaccatctaataaaataaaaagaaaactcaATAAGAAATCAATATTAATGACATGTATCTTTATGGAAGGAAACAAAGTTTGTTATGTCACTCACCATTAGGATACGAAGGCATAGCATTATCAGTGTATATTAAACTTTCAATGCCTTCAACATTTCCATTAGTAAATTCAAGATCATCCTCATCTTCCATTACCCAAAAATCTACTGTGTCAATGCTTTGAATGTCAATTGGATTATAATTCCTCTTCTTTCGATGCAACCTAGATTGAAGGCGTAGGTTATAGGTGACATAAACAATGTCACTTAGCCTTTGATGCTCTAACCGATTCCTCCTCTTTGAATGGATTTGTTCAAAAAGGCTCCAGTTCCTCTCACATCCAGATGAAGAAgaggtttgatgaagaagacggaCTGCCATTTTTTGCAAATTAGAAGCACTCCCACCGTGTAGCATCCACCATTCACCTACGTAGATATAAAAATCAAATACTTTTTAATGTTTATCACCCAACATATTAAACTTTGAAACTAAACTGAACTTGGATATGAAATAAGTCAAATAACTTACCAGGTTCGAGTCTTGATGCCGCTCTCTtagcactttccctcccaaaactTTCTTTACAATCTCGATACAGCTGTATCTTTTGCATTGCAGCAACTGAGTCATCATAAAGTGTTTCAacatcaagcaaatcaagtaaagATCTCAAAACATTTGCCTTCTCAACAAAACCCTCACTATAGAAAATGCCTGGATTTAAATAGTATGCTGCTGCATGGAGATCATGCTTCAAATGCTTATCCCACCTCATTTTCAAGATACTCGTGTATGGCGTATAAGCAGCTTTTTGATTTCTAAACATTGTCTTGATAGCATTTTTTGCTCTTTTCATGCCTTCATACACAATTCCCAAAGAGGGTTTTTCATCAGCATCAACAAGCCTCAACAGCTTAATCAGAGGACCAACAATTTTCACAGTGGTAATATAGTCTTGCCAAAACTTACTATCCAAGACAATTGAACTAACAATCTTTCCATTAGCACTTTTGGCTAACTTATGAGAAGTGAAATATTTGTCCACCATCAATGACTGTAAATCTTCCTTGTGATCATATATACTTTTCAAAGTAATGAAAACAGTGGCAAAACGTGTGACTTCTGGTCGAACAATTTATGTTCAACCTTTTCTTTTTCTAAGCCAAGACAATAAGATCATATGATTGTAAACAAACACAGTCACTTTTAAAGCACGGGAAGCAAGGTCAGTTATGTGAGGAATACTTGCAATATCTTTCAAAATAAGATTGATACAATGGGCAGCACAAGGAGACCAAATTATATTCGGGTATTTTTCATGAATAAGTTTTCCAGCAGATACATAATTAGCAGCATTATCAGTGACCACATGCACAATGTTACTAGGCCCAACCCACTCAAACATCagcaaacaaattaaataatgcATTGGCAGTTTTTATCACATCAGAAGCATCAACAGTCTTAACAAATGACATACCAGCAGGACAATAaactagaaaattaattaaagtgcGTTGCCTTTGATCAGTCTACCCATCTGCCATCAGCGTACAACTGATTCTTTTCCATGAGCTCCTATACTTTTCAACCAGCAACTGACACCCTCTCTTAAGATCAGCCAGCAAATAAACTCTCATTTTGTCATATGACGGTCCCTTGAAACCAGGTCCAATTGCAGCAACACCATCTAATGCAGGTTGAAAGTA
This window contains:
- the LOC112720851 gene encoding uncharacterized protein, with the translated sequence MVDKYFTSHKLAKSANGKIVSSIVLDSKFWQDYITTVKIVGPLIKLLRLVDADEKPSLGIVYEGMKRAKNAIKTMFRNQKAAYTPYTSILKMRWDKHLKHDLHAAAYYLNPGIFYSEGFVEKANVLRSLLDLLDVETLYDDSVAAMQKIQLYRDCKESFGRESAKRAASRLEPGEWWMLHGGSASNLQKMAVRLLHQTSSSSGCERNWSLFEQIHSKRRNRLEHQRLSDIVYVTYNLRLQSRLHRKKRNYNPIDIQSIDTVDFWVMEDEDDLEFTNGNVEGIESLIYTDNAMPSYPNDGGDMEVEVDMPDVVIESSNTSFGGISEDTGFGLPVYDGDIGTLNDDYDF